Proteins from a genomic interval of Planococcus sp. MSAK28401:
- a CDS encoding phage tail protein produces the protein MAIKGLEQAVENLSRISKTAVPGAAAMAINRVASSAISQSASQVARETKVRRKLVKERARLKRATVKNPQARIKVNRGDLPVIKLGNARVVLSRRRRRKKGQRSSLKGGGSVLVVGNRRIPGAFIQQLKNGRWHVMQRVAGKNRYPIDVVKIPMAVPLTTAFKQNIERIRRERLPKELGYALQHQLRMVIKR, from the coding sequence ATGGCCATAAAAGGTCTTGAGCAGGCCGTTGAAAACCTCAGCCGTATCAGCAAAACGGCGGTGCCTGGTGCCGCCGCAATGGCCATTAACCGCGTTGCTTCATCCGCGATATCGCAGTCGGCGTCACAGGTTGCCCGTGAGACAAAGGTACGCCGGAAACTGGTAAAGGAAAGGGCCAGGCTGAAAAGGGCCACGGTCAAAAATCCGCAGGCCAGAATCAAAGTTAACCGGGGGGATTTGCCCGTAATCAAGCTGGGTAATGCGCGGGTTGTCCTTTCGCGCCGCAGGCGTCGTAAAAAGGGGCAGCGTTCATCCCTGAAAGGTGGCGGCAGCGTGCTTGTGGTGGGTAACCGTCGTATTCCCGGCGCGTTTATTCAGCAACTGAAAAATGGCCGGTGGCATGTCATGCAGCGTGTGGCTGGGAAAAACCGTTACCCCATTGATGTGGTGAAAATCCCGATGGCGGTGCCGCTGACCACGGCGTTTAAACAAAATATTGAGCGGATACGGCGTGAACGTCTTCCGAAAGAGCTGGGCTATGCGCTGCAGCATCAACTGAGGATGGTAATAAAGCGATGA
- a CDS encoding phage minor tail U family protein gives MKHTELRAAVLDALEKHDTGATFFDGRPAVFDEADFPAVAVYLTGAEYTGEELDSDTWQAELHIEVFLPAQVPDSELDAWMESRIYPVMSDIPALSDLITSMVASGYDYRRDDDAGLWSSADLTYVITYEM, from the coding sequence ATGAAACATACTGAACTCCGTGCAGCCGTACTGGATGCACTGGAGAAGCATGACACCGGGGCGACGTTTTTTGATGGTCGCCCCGCTGTTTTTGATGAGGCGGATTTTCCGGCAGTTGCCGTTTATCTCACCGGCGCTGAATACACGGGCGAAGAGCTGGACAGCGATACCTGGCAGGCGGAGCTGCATATCGAAGTTTTCCTGCCTGCTCAGGTGCCGGATTCAGAGCTGGATGCGTGGATGGAGTCCCGGATTTATCCGGTGATGAGCGATATCCCGGCACTGTCAGATTTGATCACCAGTATGGTGGCCAGCGGCTATGACTACCGGCGCGACGATGATGCGGGCTTGTGGAGTTCAGCCGATCTGACTTATGTCATTACCTATGAAATGTGA
- a CDS encoding major capsid protein, translating into MSMYTTAQLLAANEQKFKFDPLFLRLFFRESYPFTTEKVYLSQIPGLVNMALYVSPIVSGEVIRSRGGSTSEFTPGYVKPKHEVNPQMTLRRLPDEDPQNLADPAYRRRRIIMQNMRDEELAIAQVEEMQAVSAVLKGKYTMTGEAFDPVEVDMGRSEENNITQSGGTEWSKRDKSTYDPTDDIEAYALNASGVVNIIVFDPKGWALFRSFKAVKEKLDTRRGSNSELETAVKDLGKAVSYKGMYGDVAIVVYSGQYVENGVKKNFLPDNTMVLGNTQARGLRTYGCIQDADAQREGINASARYPKNWVTTGDPAREFTMIQSAPLMLLADPDEFVSVQLA; encoded by the coding sequence ATGTCGATGTACACAACCGCCCAACTGCTGGCGGCAAATGAGCAGAAATTTAAGTTTGATCCGCTGTTTCTGCGTCTCTTTTTCCGTGAGAGCTATCCCTTCACCACGGAGAAAGTCTATCTCTCACAAATTCCGGGACTGGTAAACATGGCGCTGTACGTTTCGCCGATTGTTTCCGGTGAGGTTATCCGTTCCCGTGGCGGCTCCACCTCTGAATTTACGCCGGGATATGTCAAGCCGAAGCATGAAGTGAATCCGCAGATGACCCTGCGTCGCCTGCCGGATGAAGATCCGCAGAATCTGGCGGACCCGGCTTACCGCCGCCGTCGCATCATCATGCAGAACATGCGTGACGAAGAGCTGGCCATTGCTCAGGTCGAAGAGATGCAGGCAGTTTCTGCCGTGCTTAAGGGCAAATACACCATGACCGGTGAAGCCTTCGATCCGGTTGAGGTGGATATGGGCCGCAGTGAGGAGAATAACATCACGCAGTCCGGCGGCACGGAGTGGAGCAAGCGTGACAAGTCCACGTATGACCCGACCGACGATATCGAAGCCTACGCGCTGAACGCCAGCGGTGTGGTGAATATCATCGTGTTCGATCCGAAAGGCTGGGCGCTGTTCCGTTCCTTCAAAGCCGTCAAGGAGAAGCTGGATACCCGTCGTGGCTCTAATTCCGAGCTGGAGACAGCGGTGAAAGACCTGGGCAAAGCGGTGTCCTATAAGGGGATGTATGGCGATGTGGCCATCGTCGTGTATTCCGGACAGTACGTGGAAAACGGCGTCAAAAAGAACTTCCTGCCGGACAACACGATGGTGCTGGGGAACACTCAGGCACGCGGTCTGCGCACCTATGGCTGCATTCAGGATGCGGACGCACAGCGCGAAGGCATTAACGCCTCTGCCCGTTACCCGAAAAACTGGGTGACCACCGGCGATCCGGCGCGTGAGTTCACCATGATTCAGTCAGCACCGCTGATGCTGCTGGCTGACCCTGATGAGTTCGTGTCCGTACAACTGGCGTAA
- a CDS encoding DNA-packaging protein FI, with protein MTKDELIARLRSLGEQLNRDVSLTGTKEELALRVAELKEELDDTDETAGQDTPLSRENVLTGHENEVGSAQPDTVILDTSELVTVVALVKLHTDALHATRDEPVAFVLPGTAFRVSAGVAAEMTERGLARMQ; from the coding sequence ATGACGAAAGATGAACTGATTGCCCGTCTCCGCTCGCTGGGTGAACAACTGAACCGTGATGTCAGCCTGACGGGGACGAAAGAAGAACTGGCGCTCCGTGTGGCAGAGCTGAAAGAGGAGCTTGATGACACGGATGAAACTGCCGGTCAGGACACCCCTCTCAGCCGGGAAAATGTGCTGACCGGACATGAAAATGAGGTGGGATCAGCGCAGCCGGATACCGTGATTCTGGATACGTCTGAACTGGTCACGGTCGTGGCACTGGTGAAGCTGCATACTGATGCACTTCACGCCACGCGGGATGAACCTGTGGCATTTGTGCTGCCGGGAACGGCGTTTCGTGTCTCTGCCGGTGTGGCAGCCGAAATGACAGAGCGCGGCCTGGCCAGAATGCAATAA
- a CDS encoding head-tail joining protein: MADFDNLFDAAIARADETIRGYMGTSATITSGEQSGAVIRGVFDDPENISYAGQGVRVEGSSPSLFVRTDEVRQLRRGDTLTIGEENFWVDRVSPDDGGSCHLWLGRGVPPAVNRRR; the protein is encoded by the coding sequence GTGGCTGATTTCGATAACCTGTTCGATGCTGCCATTGCCCGCGCCGATGAAACGATACGCGGGTACATGGGAACGTCAGCCACCATTACATCCGGTGAGCAGTCAGGTGCGGTGATACGTGGTGTTTTTGATGACCCTGAAAATATCAGCTATGCCGGACAGGGCGTGCGCGTTGAAGGCTCCAGCCCGTCCCTGTTTGTCCGGACTGATGAGGTGCGGCAGCTGCGGCGTGGAGACACGCTGACCATCGGTGAGGAAAATTTCTGGGTAGATCGGGTTTCGCCGGATGATGGCGGAAGTTGTCATCTCTGGCTTGGACGGGGCGTACCGCCTGCCGTTAACCGTCGCCGCTGA
- a CDS encoding phage tail protein: MPVPNPTMPVKGAGTTLWVYKGSGDPYANPLSDVDWSRLAKVKDLTPGELTAESYDDSYLDDEDADWTATGQGQKSAGDTSFTLAWMPGEQGQQALLAWFNEGDTRAYKIRFPNGTVDVFRGWVSSIGKAVTAKEVITRTVKVTNVGRPSMAEDRSTVTAATGMTVTPASTSVVKGQSTTLTVAFQPEGVTDKSFRAVSADKTKATVSVSGMTITVNGVAAGKVNIPVVSGNGEFAAVAEITVTAS, from the coding sequence ATGCCTGTACCAAATCCTACAATGCCGGTGAAAGGTGCCGGGACCACCCTGTGGGTTTATAAGGGGAGCGGTGACCCTTACGCGAATCCGCTTTCAGACGTTGACTGGTCGCGTCTGGCAAAAGTTAAAGACCTGACGCCCGGCGAACTGACCGCTGAGTCCTATGACGACAGCTATCTCGATGATGAAGATGCAGACTGGACTGCGACCGGGCAGGGGCAGAAATCTGCCGGAGATACCAGCTTCACGCTGGCGTGGATGCCCGGAGAGCAGGGGCAGCAGGCGCTGCTGGCGTGGTTTAATGAAGGCGATACCCGTGCCTATAAAATCCGCTTCCCGAACGGCACGGTCGATGTGTTCCGTGGCTGGGTCAGCAGTATCGGTAAGGCGGTGACGGCGAAGGAAGTGATCACCCGCACGGTGAAAGTCACCAATGTGGGACGTCCGTCGATGGCAGAAGATCGCAGCACGGTAACAGCGGCAACCGGCATGACCGTGACGCCTGCCAGCACCTCGGTGGTGAAAGGGCAGAGCACCACGCTGACCGTGGCCTTCCAGCCGGAGGGCGTAACCGACAAGAGCTTTCGTGCGGTGTCTGCGGATAAAACAAAAGCCACCGTGTCGGTCAGTGGTATGACCATCACCGTGAACGGCGTTGCTGCAGGCAAGGTCAACATTCCGGTTGTATCCGGTA